A genomic stretch from Megalobrama amblycephala isolate DHTTF-2021 linkage group LG22, ASM1881202v1, whole genome shotgun sequence includes:
- the LOC125258472 gene encoding uncharacterized protein LOC125258472 isoform X1 → MASVLDVSLPLCAGEDTFELHAVQLELEAVERQIRILLEKQAELRERQTALETSHADAHQPSVSLQRDINTPASSTPCISLHRARAPRTRSSQPSFTPAPSHQGPWVLQQRKTRARPRNRTSPPPPPVFDVSTRNRFSPLREAERDAVVIGDSIVRHVHATTTKGKVRSHCFPGARVLDVSAQIPAILNGAETIGAVVLHAGVNDTRLRQTEVLKQDFRILIETVRATSPATKIIVSGPLPTYRRGHERFSRLFALNEWLISWCNEQKLLFVNNWNLFWERPRLFRADGLHPSRIGADLLSENISKTLRTI, encoded by the coding sequence ATGGCGAGTGTATTGGATGTTTCTCTACCTTTGTGTGCAGGTGAGGACACATTTGAGCTGCATGCGGTGCAGTTGGAACTGGAGGCCGTGGAGCGGCAGATCCGGATCCTTCTCGAGAAGCAAGCCGAGCTACGCGAGCGGCAGACAGCGCTGGAAACTTCTCACGCTGACGCTCACCAACCCTCGGTAAGTTTGCAGCGCGATATTAACACTCCTGCTTCCTCTACGCCGTGTATTTCTCTGCACAGGGCCCGAGCACCAAGAACGCGTTCATCCCAGCCCTCGTTCACTCCGGCGCCGTCACACCAGGGACCTTGGGTGCTTCAGCAGCGGAAGACGCGAGCCAGGCCTCGGAACAGGACCTCTCCTCCGCCGCCCCCAGTCTTCGACGTCTCGACACGGAACCGCTTCTCCCCTCTTCGCGAGGCAGAACGCGACGCCGTGGTCATCGGAGACTCCATCGTCCGCCACGTCCACGCTACCACAACCAAAGGTAAGGTGCGCAGTCACTGTTTTCCTGGTGCTCGTGTTCTCGATGTCTCTGCACAGATTCCCGCGATCCTCAACGGTGCTGAGACCATCGGAGCTGTAGTGCTGCACGCGGGGGTGAACGACACCAGGCTGCGGCAGACGGAGGTGCTCAAGCAGGACTTCAGAATCTTGATCGAGACGGTTCGAGCCACATCGCCCGCGACGAAGATCATTGTGTCCGGACCGCTTCCGACGTACCGACGAGGACATGAAAGGTTCagtagattatttgctttaaatgaatggttgATATCTTGGTGTAATGAACAGAAGCTGCTCTTTGTAAATAATTGGAATCTTTTCTGGGAGCGTCCTAGGCTCTTCCGTGCTGATGGCCTGCACCCCAGCAGAATCGGAGCTGATCTTCTGTCAGAGAACATCTCCAAGACGCTTCGCACCATATGA
- the LOC125258472 gene encoding uncharacterized protein LOC125258472 isoform X2 — protein MFLYLCVQVRTHLSCMRCSWNWRPWSGRSGSFSRSKPSYASGRQRWKLLTLTLTNPRARAPRTRSSQPSFTPAPSHQGPWVLQQRKTRARPRNRTSPPPPPVFDVSTRNRFSPLREAERDAVVIGDSIVRHVHATTTKGKVRSHCFPGARVLDVSAQIPAILNGAETIGAVVLHAGVNDTRLRQTEVLKQDFRILIETVRATSPATKIIVSGPLPTYRRGHERFSRLFALNEWLISWCNEQKLLFVNNWNLFWERPRLFRADGLHPSRIGADLLSENISKTLRTI, from the exons ATGTTTCTCTACCTTTGTGTGCAGGTGAGGACACATTTGAGCTGCATGCGGTGCAGTTGGAACTGGAGGCCGTGGAGCGGCAGATCCGGATCCTTCTCGAGAAGCAAGCCGAGCTACGCGAGCGGCAGACAGCGCTGGAAACTTCTCACGCTGACGCTCACCAACCCTCG GGCCCGAGCACCAAGAACGCGTTCATCCCAGCCCTCGTTCACTCCGGCGCCGTCACACCAGGGACCTTGGGTGCTTCAGCAGCGGAAGACGCGAGCCAGGCCTCGGAACAGGACCTCTCCTCCGCCGCCCCCAGTCTTCGACGTCTCGACACGGAACCGCTTCTCCCCTCTTCGCGAGGCAGAACGCGACGCCGTGGTCATCGGAGACTCCATCGTCCGCCACGTCCACGCTACCACAACCAAAGGTAAGGTGCGCAGTCACTGTTTTCCTGGTGCTCGTGTTCTCGATGTCTCTGCACAGATTCCCGCGATCCTCAACGGTGCTGAGACCATCGGAGCTGTAGTGCTGCACGCGGGGGTGAACGACACCAGGCTGCGGCAGACGGAGGTGCTCAAGCAGGACTTCAGAATCTTGATCGAGACGGTTCGAGCCACATCGCCCGCGACGAAGATCATTGTGTCCGGACCGCTTCCGACGTACCGACGAGGACATGAAAGGTTCagtagattatttgctttaaatgaatggttgATATCTTGGTGTAATGAACAGAAGCTGCTCTTTGTAAATAATTGGAATCTTTTCTGGGAGCGTCCTAGGCTCTTCCGTGCTGATGGCCTGCACCCCAGCAGAATCGGAGCTGATCTTCTGTCAGAGAACATCTCCAAGACGCTTCGCACCATATGA
- the LOC125257723 gene encoding uncharacterized protein LOC125257723, producing VSQTSNHSLCSAHFIDRNVSVVQSIETVSIPRIVRFNNKNKGSRKNLIVIKPDFCKITESLKLGLLNIRSLTPKAVIINEIIMDNSLDVICLTETWLKANDYFGLNESCPPGYRYKNKCRLIGRGGGVATIYREILNVTQRTNYRFNSFEILMLNVTLSDISKKSLLSLALATVYRPPGPYADFLKEFADFLSDLLVNVDKALIVGDFNIHVDNTNDTLGAAFTDLLNSFGVEQNVTGPTHRLNHTLDLIISHGINPTDIEILPQSDDVSDHYLVTCVLHIDDICQIAPRYRLGRTILPTTIDKFTNNLPDLSQLLIVPKHANDLEEMTSSMCTIFTNTLDTVAPMRLKKVREKNTVPWYNSITYAIKRETRNLERKWRQTRLEVFRIAWKDSSSRYRKTLKAARAEHLRKLIENNQNNPRFLFSTVARLTNKQI from the coding sequence GTAAGTCAAACCTCAAATCACAGCCTGTGTTCTGCCCACTTCATTGATAGAAATGTGAGTGTAGTACAGTCTATAGAAACTGTGTCTATTCCCCGAATAGTGaggtttaacaataaaaataaaggatctaGAAAAAACCTAATCGTGATCAAACCAGATTTTTGTAAAATTACTGAATCTCTAAAACTAGGGCTACTAAACATTAGATCGCTGACACCTAAGGCAGTTatcataaatgaaattatcatggataatagtcttgatgtaatttgccttactgaaacatggcttaaagcaaatgattattttggtcttaatgagtcttgtccacctggctaccgttataaaaataaatgccgcCTGATTGGCCGTGGCGGTGGTGTAGCAACAATCTATAGAGAGATACTTAATGTTACTCAGAGAACAAACTAcaggtttaattcatttgaaattcttatgctaaatgttacactctcagatataagtaaaaagtcgCTACTATCTCTTGCTTTGGCTACCGTTTATAGACCTCCAGGGCCTTATGCTGATTTCCTAAAAGAGTTTGCAGACTTTCTCTCAGACCTATTGGTCAACGTTGATAAAGCGctgattgttggagattttaacattcatgtagacaatacaaatgatacgttaggggctgcgtttacagatttactaaactcaTTTGGGGTCGAACAAAAcgtcactggacccactcaccGTCTTAATCatactctagatttaattatatcacatggaaTAAATCCTACTGATATAGAAATTCTACCGCAAAGTGATGACGTCTCTGATCACTACCTTGTAACATGCGTACTGCATATTGATGATATTTGTCAAATTGCGCCACGATATCGACTAGGCAGAACAATTCTCCCGACaactatagataaattcacaaataatctgcctgatctgtctcagctgctcatcgTACCCAAACACGCAAATGATCTTGAGGAAATGACTAGCAGCATGTGCACCATTTTTACTAATACATTAGATACTGTTGCAccgatgagattaaaaaaggttagagagaaaaatactgtaccTTGGTACAACAGTATTACTTACGCTATCAAAAGAGAAACTCGTAATCTAGAacgcaaatggagacaaactcgtTTAGAGGTCTTCAGAATCGCGTGGAAAGACAGCTCGTCCCGCTATAGAAAGACTCTAAAAGCAGCCAGGGCAGAGCATCTCCGCAAACTCatagaaaataaccaaaacaatccacgGTTCTTATTTAGTACAGTagctagattaacaaataaacagatatAA